The genomic stretch CTTCCGGAACGGCGCGCTCGCGCTCCACGTGCGGGACGCGGGATCCGCCGCGGACGCCTCGAAGTACTACGGGACCGCGTGGAAGATCGCGAAGCTGAACATCGAGCGCGCGCCGGGGCAGTCGTTGATCGTGCTGGGCCACCTGCGCCGGGCGAGCGCCGGAGGCCTCCAAGAGCCGAAGTTCGCCCATCCGTTCGTCGAGGAGCGCGACGGAGTCACGTGGGCGTTCCAGCACAACGGCTCCCTCAAGGAACACCCCTCGAACCCGGAAACGATCGACTCCCAGGTCGTCTTCCAACTGCTCCTACAGAATCTCGAAGGACAGGGGCATGACGCGGTCGCGAAAGCGACCGCGGCGACGCGCGCGGCCGCAATCGAGAGCTATGGAGGGTTTACCGCGCTGAATTTCATGTTATCCGATGGCCACTCGCTTCATCTCTACCGCGACTTCCAGGAGAAGGGCCACTATTACACCCTCTACTTGGACAGCTTCGGTGAGCTGATTGTCGCGGCCTCCGAACCGATCTTCGCGATGAAAGAGGAGCCGGTGCCGCGGGGAATCTTGAGCACGGTGACCCCCGACCTGGAGATTCAGAGGACGGAGATGGCGTGACCGAAGCGCGCGGGATCGCAGGAAACCGCGATGGGAGGACGATGTCCCGTCGTTGGGTCCCCATCCTGAAGGCCGCGAAGGGGGCCCGAACTTCGCCTCATGATGGCTCGTCGCCGCGGCAGGTCCCGGGGGCGAACCGCGGGTAGAGAGACCGCGGAGACGCCCTCCACCGTCGTGGGGAGCGGCCCTTGCGATGGGATGGCCATTCGCAGGTTGCGGCGTCGATCCCGTCCACTTGCCCCTTAAGGGCCCTGAAAATGCGAAGGGTGGTGCGCGGGCGTGACGGAAAGTCTTAAGGTCCGTGCCCGATACCTCGCGGGATGCCTTCGGGCCTTGTGGAGGGTGCCGTCATCGGGCTGGCCATCCTCTTTTACGCGCTGACCTTCTACAACGTCGTGCTCATCTTCCTCGGGCTCCGACTGACGAGGGACCGCGGGAAGCCGTTCGACAAGGGAACTCTCCGCAACCCGGTCGACCTGCCGCGGGTGTCCATCGTGATCCCCGCGAGGGATGAGGAGCCGGTCATCGAGGGGGCGATCCGGTGTGCCGAACGCCTCGACTACCCGAAGGACCTCGTCGAGATCCTGGTCGTAGAAGACGGCTCCGTGGACTCGACCCCGACGATCGGGAAGCGCTTAGCCGCAGCCCTGCCCAACGTCGTGTGCATTTCCGGCGGCGTCTCGACAGGCAAGCCCGCCGCCCTGAACCGGGCGATCGCGAAGGCGACGGGGGACGTCGTCGCGATCTTCGATTCCGACACCCGCTACGAGCCCGACTTGCTGCTGCGCGTCGCGAAGTACCTGTACGACCATCCGGAGACCGACGTGGTCCAGGCGTTTCCCCAGGTGATGAACGCGGACACGAATGTGATCACGCGGATCAACTTCTACGAAACGCGGTTCTGGTTTCAGGGCCTGCAGGCCGCGAAGGAGCGCCATCGACTCTTCATGCACCTGGCCGGCACGGGGATGTTCCTCCGCCGGGAGACGCTCGACGCCCTCGGGCCCTGGGACGAGGGTTGCTTGACCGAGGATCTCGAGTATTCGTTGCGGATCGCGGAATCCGGGAAGAAAGTGGGCATGGTGGACGCCGACGTCTGGATCCAGCCCACGTATCGGGCGAGCCATCTCGTACGGCAGCGGCGACGCTGGTGGGGCGGCGCCCTCCAAGTATTCGGGAAGGCGCTCCGGAAGCGGTTCGCCGTCGGCACGACCTGGCGACAGAAGCTCGACTCCTTCGTATACGTCGTGTCCCCGATTGTCTTCCTCGTAAGTTCCGGGATGCTCGTCGCGTCGCTCATCTCGTTCGCCCTCTCGGGAGGCCTCTTCGAGACGTTCACGGCGTGGTTCTACGGGTTCCTGGCCTCCAACCTCCTCCTGATCCCGCTGGTCGTCGGGGAGGCGATCGTCTCGAAACGAAAGGAGCTGCTGTGGCTCGTCCCGGGCCTATACTGGTATTGGATCCTCCAGGTCGTCTCGCTCGTCTCGGTGACGTTCGACCTAGCCTTCCGACGGAAGACGATCGAATGGCGCCGGACGCCGAAGATCCAGGTCGACTGACCGCGCCTAAGGTCTTATCCGCGCCTCGGTCATTCCGCGGAGCGGTTCCCCGATGCGGTCCGGCCGCGGCGTGTTCACGCATCCGTGGATCGCGGCCCTGGCCGCCTTCTCGGTTCCGGCGCTGCTGCGGTCCGTCCCCGAGGTCCTCGCGGGGTCCATGCCCGTGGGCTTCGACACGATCTCGTTGTACATCCCGTTTCAAGTGAGCTGCGCGCGGGAAGGCCTGACGACGTGCCTTGGCCGGGTCGTCGATTCGCGGAGCGGCCCCTTGCTTTTCGCCGTCCTGGCGCTCACCTCGGCAGTCGGCTCGCCCCCGCTCGTCGTGGGGAAGCTCCTCGGGCCGGTCGTGTCCGGGGTCTTCGGCCTGTCCCTGCTCGGGTTCGCCCGGAGGCGACTCCGTTGGTCCCCGGCCGGGGGGATCGCCCTCGCCGTGCTCGCGTTCCTGACGTTGCCGGTGTTGCGCCTCGCGTGGGACCTGTTCCGGAACGTGCTCGGCCTGGCCTTTCTCATGATTTCCCTCGCCCTCGCCGAGGAAAAGGCAACCGTGCGATCCGAGGGGGCGTCCCTCGCGTGCCTCGCCCTCGCCGCCCTCTCGCACGAGCTCGTCGCGTTCCTGATCGCGGCGAGCCTCGCCGTGGAGATTGTCGTCAAGCCCTTGCAGGTCCGCGCTTCGCTCGCCTCCTTCGTGCCGCGCGCCGCGATCGCCGCCTCGGCGGTCCTGTACTATCTCAGCGTGGGCGCGGAGGTCCACGGCATCTTGGTCGCCTCCCAAGCGCAGGACCCGAACGCGTCTCTCTGGGCAGACTACCTGACCCCGGGCGGCCTCTACTCGTACCCCGACTACGTGACGTTGACCGCCCACGTCGCCGTGACGGCCGGGGTGTTGCTCGCCGTCTTCGTCTTCCCCGTCTGGAAGAGGGGGGTCGTGGCCCCGAAGCTCCTGCCGTTGGGGGCGTCCCTGGGGCTCGTCTCGATCTCTCCCCTCCTGATCCCCACGTTCGCGGTCCCTCTGTGGCATCGTTGGTTGCTGATGGCCGCCGTCCCGCTCCTTCCCTCGCTCGCGGCCTTCGTCACCTCACAGACGTGGCGCCATCGCGCGGCGTCCATCGGCGTCCTGTGCGCGATCGTGCTCCCCTTCCTCGTCCTGCCGGCGAACGTGGCGGCGCCGTATCTCAGCACGCCTCTGACGACGCGGTACATCCCGAGTTCGATGGTGCAGAATTCGATTCCGATCTCGGATTGCGAAGATGTGCTCGCAGCCCTCGGCTGGCTCCGAGCGAGCCCGCTCAATGGCTCCCTGTTCGTCGTGCACGCCGCCTTCGCGGGATGGGCTTACCTGGTGCTCGACCGTACGACGATTCGCGCGGTGTGGACCGTCGACGAGTTCCAATCGATCCGTGCCCGCGAAGGCCCCGCGATCGCGACGATCTGGTGGGCCCGTCCGGACGGATGGTATCCGGACTTCGCGCCGCCGTCGGACTTGCATGTCGCTTGGCAGCAGGGGAACATCGCGATTTATTCGGCGTGAGCGTCCTCCGATGAAGGTCTTCGTGGTGAGCGGGAAGAACCCCCGGCTGGATCCGGGAGGGTACGCGGCGTATGCGCGCGTCCTGGGGGAATGCCTCGCCGAGCTGGGCCACGATGTCCACTTCGTGTGCTTCGGTCCACGGGACGGGCGGATGGACGCGCGGGCCGGTCCGATCCACGTCGTGGGGTCGAGACTTCTCCCGCGCAGGACCGAATTCTACCCGGCATGGAGCGCCTTGTTCGCCCGGACGATCCTGCGGATGATCCCGACCACGGGGACGCCCGTCGCCGTTCACGGCATCGGGCCTTGGTGTCTCGCCGGGACGATCGCGAGAGAACGTAGCCGGGCGGTCAAGGTCGTCGCGAGCTACTTCACGACGCTCCGGGACGAGGCGCGTGGACTCTCGAAGGGCGTCGCGATCTCCGATTACGGAATCGGCCCGAAAGTGCGCCACCTCATCGGATACCTTGGAGTGCTCGCGACCCTCGATCCGATCGAACGGTACGCCGTCGGGGGGACGGAGCTCGTGCTCGTCCATTACGAGTACACCCGTCGGCTCCTCATCGAGGGCATGGGGATCGACCCTTCGCGAATCGTCAAGATTCCGTACGCCGCAGGCCCTGAGCCCAAGAGGGGGGAATCCGTCCGCCGGGCCGACGGGCCGGAGCGGTTCGAAATCCTGAGCGTCGGGCGACAGGAGCCTCGGAAAGGCATCAACGTCTTGCTCCGCGCCCTCCGCATCCTCCGCGATCGCGGCGTTCGGTTCCACGCGACGATCATCGGCTCCGGATCCCTGCTCGAGGCTCATCGTGCGCTCGCACGACGTCTCGCGCTCTCCGATGTCGTCGCCTTCCCGGGGTTCGTCCCCGATCTCGCACCGTACCTTGGGGCCGCCGATGTGTTCGTCCTCCCGTCCCTTCAGGAAGGCAGCGGGTCCATCTCCCTCTTGGAGGCGATGAGTGCGGGCCTCCCGCCGGTCGTCTCCGCGTGTGACGGCTTGCCTGAGGATGTCCAAGATGGCGTCAATGGACTGCTCGCCGCTCCCGCGAATCCGCAGCACGTGGCGGATGCCCTGGAGTCCCTCTTCCGAGACACGACCCTGCGGTTTCGCCTCGGGAGCGCGGCGAGGGAGTCGTACCGCGCTCGATTCCAGTCGACCGCGATGAGCGAGGCCCTCCGACATCAGTACGACGGTCTGTTCCCCCGATCCTTCGGGGATCGGTGAATGAACGTGTCCGCCTTTCGAGAACGGCTGCAGTACCCGGAAAGATGGGATGCCAGTCGCGCGCCGAAGGCCTCGCGGATCGTAGCGCTGATCGAACGGCGACGGGGCCGGCTCGGGGCGGACAGGACCCTGGAAATCGGATGCTCGACGTGCGGGATGACGCAGGTGTTCCGCAGTCACTTCGGCCGAGTCACCGCGATCGACGTGGACGTGACCGCCCTCATGACATGCGGCCCTGCGTTCGAACGGGTCCTCGCGTCCGCCACCGCGTTGCCGTTCCGACATGAGGCCTTCGATGTCCTCATCGCCAACCACACGCTCGAGTTCGTGCGCGGCGTCCCGAAAGCCCTCCGGGAAATGGAGCGGGTCCTCCGGGCCGACGGACTCGTCTATCTCGCCGCCGTGAACCGTCTCAAGTTCGTCCTCGCGCGGCTCCTCCCGGGAAGGCTGAAGCGGGCATTCTACGACCTCTTCCATTCCGGCGAGTCGCACATCGGTCATCCGCTCGCCTACTGGGAATGGCGCGAACGCCTCCGCAGATTCGAGGTCACGGACGGGACCCTCGATGTGCTGGCCTACCCCGACTCGTCCGACCCGCCGGCCGCGATCCGGATCGCCCGGAGGATTCCGCCGGCGATCCTCCGCGTCCTCGCCCCCTTGTTTCCGAGCTGGGTTTTCTACCTTCGGAAAGCGCCCCCGACTTCGTGA from Thermoplasmata archaeon encodes the following:
- a CDS encoding class II glutamine amidotransferase, which encodes MCRMMGVVSRGPVYYDLFEEFADLATEGMGPLGAPDDRGHKDGWGLACFRNGALALHVRDAGSAADASKYYGTAWKIAKLNIERAPGQSLIVLGHLRRASAGGLQEPKFAHPFVEERDGVTWAFQHNGSLKEHPSNPETIDSQVVFQLLLQNLEGQGHDAVAKATAATRAAAIESYGGFTALNFMLSDGHSLHLYRDFQEKGHYYTLYLDSFGELIVAASEPIFAMKEEPVPRGILSTVTPDLEIQRTEMA
- a CDS encoding glycosyltransferase; translation: MPSGLVEGAVIGLAILFYALTFYNVVLIFLGLRLTRDRGKPFDKGTLRNPVDLPRVSIVIPARDEEPVIEGAIRCAERLDYPKDLVEILVVEDGSVDSTPTIGKRLAAALPNVVCISGGVSTGKPAALNRAIAKATGDVVAIFDSDTRYEPDLLLRVAKYLYDHPETDVVQAFPQVMNADTNVITRINFYETRFWFQGLQAAKERHRLFMHLAGTGMFLRRETLDALGPWDEGCLTEDLEYSLRIAESGKKVGMVDADVWIQPTYRASHLVRQRRRWWGGALQVFGKALRKRFAVGTTWRQKLDSFVYVVSPIVFLVSSGMLVASLISFALSGGLFETFTAWFYGFLASNLLLIPLVVGEAIVSKRKELLWLVPGLYWYWILQVVSLVSVTFDLAFRRKTIEWRRTPKIQVD
- a CDS encoding glycosyltransferase family 4 protein — encoded protein: MKVFVVSGKNPRLDPGGYAAYARVLGECLAELGHDVHFVCFGPRDGRMDARAGPIHVVGSRLLPRRTEFYPAWSALFARTILRMIPTTGTPVAVHGIGPWCLAGTIARERSRAVKVVASYFTTLRDEARGLSKGVAISDYGIGPKVRHLIGYLGVLATLDPIERYAVGGTELVLVHYEYTRRLLIEGMGIDPSRIVKIPYAAGPEPKRGESVRRADGPERFEILSVGRQEPRKGINVLLRALRILRDRGVRFHATIIGSGSLLEAHRALARRLALSDVVAFPGFVPDLAPYLGAADVFVLPSLQEGSGSISLLEAMSAGLPPVVSACDGLPEDVQDGVNGLLAAPANPQHVADALESLFRDTTLRFRLGSAARESYRARFQSTAMSEALRHQYDGLFPRSFGDR
- a CDS encoding class I SAM-dependent methyltransferase — encoded protein: MSAFRERLQYPERWDASRAPKASRIVALIERRRGRLGADRTLEIGCSTCGMTQVFRSHFGRVTAIDVDVTALMTCGPAFERVLASATALPFRHEAFDVLIANHTLEFVRGVPKALREMERVLRADGLVYLAAVNRLKFVLARLLPGRLKRAFYDLFHSGESHIGHPLAYWEWRERLRRFEVTDGTLDVLAYPDSSDPPAAIRIARRIPPAILRVLAPLFPSWVFYLRKAPPTS